The Reichenbachiella carrageenanivorans region ATTCAACGAAAGCTCTTTTATCCCATAAGTCAGCCCCTCAAATATTTTAAAAATATCATTCCAAAGCACTCGTGATTTCTCTTGGTATTTTCTTGTCAATGGTAAGGAGAGTTTGGTAAGAATAAATACTGCCAAAAACAGCCCTAAAACTGCCAAACTCAAAGTAGGATGTTGATATACAATATACCCTAGTACTCCCAAAACTGTAGCTAATCCAGTAGTTACGCTAGGGAGCCTATCAATACCATGATATATGGTCTTTATATCCTCTGTAAGGATGGGGAAAATTCTATCTTGATTACGTTCAATTTCACTAAAATCAGCTTGTAAGATCTTAGTAGACAAAGAAATTCTTAATTGATGAATAATACCTTGGCTCAATTTTGATACTGCAAATGACGAAACCACAGCAAGCACTCCATATCCTACCCAAAACAAACCAAACTCGACCTGAAAGCTTGCCGCATTAAAATTTTCAGTGTTTATAGACTCCACAATCATCTTTATCAGAAAGGAAGAACATATCCCTGTAAGAGCGCTACTAAAAACAGCCAGTACAAATAGTAACTTAGAGGACTGTATAAGGAGTTTAATAATTTTCATTTGAATATATTGAATAACTTAAATCACGGACGGATTACTTCTCAAAAGAAGACTTGTTCGGATAATAGTTCTGTAAAAAATTTTGCACCAGTTCAACCACCTGTTGGTTAGGGTTATCTTTTTGATCATCGTTGAGACAATAAAAATAAGGGCGAACCCTATCGATACGGGCAAAAGCTTTTTTTTGTCTATTGAAACTATTGGTAATCTTGTGGAAAATTTGCCATTTCTTAAGTTCAAACACATTCATTGGACGGCATAGCTCTCGTTGATACTTCAGCATATAATACTTGTACAGCTTATATGCCATAAAGTCGTCATCCTGCCTGAATCGATGCTGGCGCTTCTCATGTGTTTTTTCTGGCCAAAGCTTATACATGGCATCCCAGCAGTCCTTCTTCACCAAAATCGGACAATGCTCCACCAATCCCAATCCTATAATATCATTCTTAGCTTCATAGATCCTCCAACTCGGATTTTCACCGAATAGCGTCCCGAAAATATTGATTCTGCCAGCATCAGACACAAACGCCTCCATTGGAGTCGTATTTCCGAAAAGAAAATCATCATTCATATAGAGAAAATGATCTGATAGCCCTGGGATTTTATCCAAATAACTTTCAATAACACTAGAGCTATAGGTAGGCAAATACGCCTCATCAAAAATATCTTCGTGATGAACCACCTTCACTTTGGGGTGATCTGTATTAAGCCATTCTGGCACTTGTGGTTTTTGGGTCAGTATATAAATATTGCGCGCCCATGGTACAAACTGCTCGATAGAACGAAGACTGTACTTGAGCATATCATATACATCTCGAAATCTTTCGGGATTAACATCATCAAGATTTTCTGCGAATTTCTGACATTTTTTGATGTAAACGGGATCATCTCCATTCACCCAAGTGTAAACAATGTCAATAGACTGGTCCGAATTGCTCAAATTTTATTTGATTTGCACGATTAAAATTGAGCGCAAAAATATGAATCTTTCATCCATCATACAAAAACTTCAACGCTTTATCCATGTGTTCTTTACCACCCTACCAGGTAATTACACCAATAAAAAACTGGAGATTCTTGAAGAGTTATTTAGAGTCACTAATAACTACATGAAAAGCACTGGAGCCATGTATTGGATAGACTTTGGCACCTTACTGGGATATCACAGAGAAAACACCATCTTACCTCACGATATAGATGTAGATTTTGGGTGTCATGAAGAGGAGTATGAAAAAGTTTGGAGTAAGCGCAAAGAGCTTCCTAATGGATTCAAACTTTACGACACGTCATTTAGACATAGAGGACCCAAACTTTATTTCAATTACAAAGGGTTTGATGCTGACGTATATTTCTACGAAGACAAAGGCAATACTTTGACTTCGTATGAAAACAGCCATTACCCTAGCGAACGCACTCCATTTGCCAAAACACTGGCTCTACCTGTCAAGGCTACAAAATTCTTGGAACAAGACACCTTCATACCAGCTCAACCCAAAGCTTACCTTGAGCATATATACAATTACCTAGGCAGCAATGGTCGTCGCGACAACACCACAGGATACTGGTACGAAAAGGAAGATTAACTGATTTAACTACTTAACTTAGGCAACACCAAATTCAGTGCACGTTTGAGATGGTCTTCATCATCGATCTCACACCAAACTAGATCTACCTGTTTTTCTACATGAATAGCTTCTGAGGGAGACAACACGTTAAAAGCATATTCATACTTCATCTTCTTGATCGTTGGCAAAGCAATCATTTTTTGATACAAATCTTGACTGATTTTACAAATACCAACCAACTCGGCATAGGAGTTTATTTTATCATTACCATCTTGCGACAAATATCTAAAATCACCATTTTCGAAGGCATGTAGATAAACCTCATCACCAGAATTGGTAAAACCACTGCCCAAAATCACATTTGCTTGAGTCGAATTCAGAATAGTCTGCAAAGCAGATATGTCATAAAGCAAGTCAGACTCTAGCAATAAAAAATCGCCATCTACATGAGGAGCTGCGCACACGAGCGTATACATGCTTTCTGTAGTGGAATACTCATCATTATAATAAATGGTGAGTCCATATTGCTCCTGAATATCTTCATAGGCCGTCCCTTTATGGCCTACCCCCACGACTATTTTCTCTATACCATTAGCTTTGAGCAATCGAATAGAGCGTTCGATCAATGTTTCACCACCAACCTCCAAAAAACCTTTTGGCATTTCTTTAGTTCTATCTCCTAACCTTGTCCCTCTTCCGGCAGCCAAAATCACTGCTGTTTTGATTGTCTGATTGCTCATTTTATATCTTAAAATTTACCTAAAATTTAGAATTGCGAAGATAGATAAAAAATGCTTTGGGGGTAGAAGCATTTTTATGAGTCATTACAAATGATTGCAAAATATATCTTTTAGTTTTGCACTCCGACCCAAAAATGAATTTCAGAATAATTAAGACGTAAAATCAAGTTTAGCATGAAACTGACATTGTCAATAATTAACTCACAAGTAGAGTAGAAATTATGCAATTAAAGTTCCTTGTGACAATTAAAAATCAAATAATAAGCGCATGAAAAAAGTGTATGTCGGTATGGGTACTGATTTGGTGCACCACGGCCACATCAATATAATTGAAAAAGCACGCGAGTTAGGAGAAGTAACTATCGGGTTATTATCAGACGAAGCAGTATCAAAATTTGCACGTGTACCCTTCCTATCTTTCGATGAGAGAAAACAAATATTGGAAAACATCAAAGGCGTGCATGAAGTCATTGCACAAGAAGAGCTTGATTACGAAACCAACCTAAGAGCATTAAAACCTGACTACGTTGTGCATGGTGATGACTGGAAAACAGGCCCACAAAGACACATCCGGGAGAAAGTACTTAAAGTAATCGGCGAATGGGGTGGCGAACTAGTAGAGCCTGCTTATACGTCTGGCATCTCTTCTACAGGCTTGAGACAAGCCATGAAAGAAATCGGCAACACTCCTGACATTAGAAGAAGAATGTTGAGAAGAATGCTCGACAACAACCATTTAGTGAAAGTGATGGAAACACACAATGGTATCTCTGGACTTATCGTAGAAGACACTAAGGTGGAACTAGACGGTGAAGTAAGAGAATTCGACGCCATGTGGTTGAGTAGTTTGACTGACTCTACTGCCAAAGGAAAGCCTGATACAGAGTATGTAGACCGAACTTCTAGATTCGCTACGATCAACGATATTCTGGACGTAACGACCAAACCAATGATCCTTGATGGTGACACTGGTGGCGTAGCTGAGCACTTTGCCATGTTGGTAAGAAACATCGAAAGACTAGGATTGTCTGCCGTAGTCATCGAAGACAAAGTAGGATTGAAAAGAAACTCTTTGTTTGGTACTGAAGTAGAGCAAACCCTCGACACCATCGAAGGATTCTGTGAAAAAATACAAGCGGGTAAAAAAGCACAGGTTACTGACGAATTCATGATCTTCTCTAGACTAGAAAGCTTAATTGCTGACAAAGGAATGGAAGACGCTTTGACAAGAGCAAAGGCTTATATCGAAGCAGGTACCGACGGTATCATGATTCACTCTCGTCACAAAGACGGTAAAGAAATCATGGAATTCATGAAAGAATACCAAAAATTCGACGTGAAAGTACCTGTGATTTCAGTGCCATCTTCATACAACCAATTCACTGAAGACGAATTGAAAGCAGCTGGGTTTAGTATTGTTATATATGCCAACCACTTGCTAAGAACAGCATTCCCTGCGATGAAGAGAACTGCTGAGTCAATCTTGACGCACAAGCGATCTAAGGAAGTAGATGGAGAATGTATGTCCATCAAAGAAATATTGACCATTTTACCAAATTAAGCCTACATGCTGAATACCGCAGAGTTTTTTGATTTTGTAACAGCCAAAGGCGTAGATTTTTCAACGGGAGTCCCTGACTCCCTATTGAAAGATTTTTGCGCCTATGTCTCTGACAATAGTAATGACATCATTGCAGCCAACGAAGGCGCATGTATCGGAATTGCCGCTGGCTATCACCTAGCCACTGGTAAGATTCCACTCGTATATATGCAAAATTCAGGTTTTGGCAATACCGTCAATCCTTTGACGTCTTTGACTGACCCTGAAGTGTATGCCATCCCCATGCTAATCATGGTAGGCTGGAGAGGCAGACCAGGAGTAAAAGACGAACCTCAGCACGTAAAAATGGGCAGAATCAATGAGGCGATGATCCAATCTTTGGAGATTCCTTATTGTATTTTGTCGAAAGACATGGCTGAAGCCCAAAAGCAAATAGATACTGCTTTTGAATTTATGCAAAAGGAGAAAGCGCCTTATATTCTATTGATAGAAAAGGAAACTTTTGAGCCTTACAAACTACAAAGCGCGAAACCTGATACCTACCCGATGTCTAGAGAGCGCGCCATCGAAGTGTTGCTCGAAGAGCTAAACGATGACGACGTGATGGTATCTACCACAGGGAAAACTTCTAGAGAAGTTTTCGAAGTGCGAGAAGCTAGAAATGAACCTCATTACAGAGATTTTCTATGCGTAGGCAATATGGGACATACATCTCAGATTGCACTGGGCATAGCCTTAGGCAAGCCTGACCGCAGAGTAATCTGTCTGGATGGCGATGGTT contains the following coding sequences:
- a CDS encoding stealth family protein, whose protein sequence is MSNSDQSIDIVYTWVNGDDPVYIKKCQKFAENLDDVNPERFRDVYDMLKYSLRSIEQFVPWARNIYILTQKPQVPEWLNTDHPKVKVVHHEDIFDEAYLPTYSSSVIESYLDKIPGLSDHFLYMNDDFLFGNTTPMEAFVSDAGRINIFGTLFGENPSWRIYEAKNDIIGLGLVEHCPILVKKDCWDAMYKLWPEKTHEKRQHRFRQDDDFMAYKLYKYYMLKYQRELCRPMNVFELKKWQIFHKITNSFNRQKKAFARIDRVRPYFYCLNDDQKDNPNQQVVELVQNFLQNYYPNKSSFEK
- a CDS encoding LicD family protein, with protein sequence MNLSSIIQKLQRFIHVFFTTLPGNYTNKKLEILEELFRVTNNYMKSTGAMYWIDFGTLLGYHRENTILPHDIDVDFGCHEEEYEKVWSKRKELPNGFKLYDTSFRHRGPKLYFNYKGFDADVYFYEDKGNTLTSYENSHYPSERTPFAKTLALPVKATKFLEQDTFIPAQPKAYLEHIYNYLGSNGRRDNTTGYWYEKED
- the aepY gene encoding phosphonopyruvate decarboxylase, with amino-acid sequence MLNTAEFFDFVTAKGVDFSTGVPDSLLKDFCAYVSDNSNDIIAANEGACIGIAAGYHLATGKIPLVYMQNSGFGNTVNPLTSLTDPEVYAIPMLIMVGWRGRPGVKDEPQHVKMGRINEAMIQSLEIPYCILSKDMAEAQKQIDTAFEFMQKEKAPYILLIEKETFEPYKLQSAKPDTYPMSRERAIEVLLEELNDDDVMVSTTGKTSREVFEVREARNEPHYRDFLCVGNMGHTSQIALGIALGKPDRRVICLDGDGSFLMHMGSAAIVGDQAPDNLRYILVNNGAHESVGGQPTVGFTTDFKKIAEACNYKSTFTASSEEELKEIMPKFLESTGPSMLEINVKKGSRKDLGRPTIKPADNKIDFMKNLGN
- the aepX gene encoding phosphoenolpyruvate mutase, whose protein sequence is MKKVYVGMGTDLVHHGHINIIEKARELGEVTIGLLSDEAVSKFARVPFLSFDERKQILENIKGVHEVIAQEELDYETNLRALKPDYVVHGDDWKTGPQRHIREKVLKVIGEWGGELVEPAYTSGISSTGLRQAMKEIGNTPDIRRRMLRRMLDNNHLVKVMETHNGISGLIVEDTKVELDGEVREFDAMWLSSLTDSTAKGKPDTEYVDRTSRFATINDILDVTTKPMILDGDTGGVAEHFAMLVRNIERLGLSAVVIEDKVGLKRNSLFGTEVEQTLDTIEGFCEKIQAGKKAQVTDEFMIFSRLESLIADKGMEDALTRAKAYIEAGTDGIMIHSRHKDGKEIMEFMKEYQKFDVKVPVISVPSSYNQFTEDELKAAGFSIVIYANHLLRTAFPAMKRTAESILTHKRSKEVDGECMSIKEILTILPN
- a CDS encoding phosphocholine cytidylyltransferase family protein codes for the protein MSNQTIKTAVILAAGRGTRLGDRTKEMPKGFLEVGGETLIERSIRLLKANGIEKIVVGVGHKGTAYEDIQEQYGLTIYYNDEYSTTESMYTLVCAAPHVDGDFLLLESDLLYDISALQTILNSTQANVILGSGFTNSGDEVYLHAFENGDFRYLSQDGNDKINSYAELVGICKISQDLYQKMIALPTIKKMKYEYAFNVLSPSEAIHVEKQVDLVWCEIDDEDHLKRALNLVLPKLSS